The Setaria italica strain Yugu1 chromosome IX, Setaria_italica_v2.0, whole genome shotgun sequence genome has a window encoding:
- the LOC101777429 gene encoding tryptamine hydroxycinnamoyltransferase 2 gives MAVPVEITRRAIMSPKPDCDDAVGRMVPLTVFDRAATDGYVPAVFAWTAQAAPANTAVVDGLLATVARFPHLAGRLGVDDRGRRCFHLNNAGVLVLEADAAADLADALARPDISEHIDQLFPKADMYRADEPLLHVQLTRYRCGGLVIGTACQHLVADGQAMSFFYAAWATAVSTGLAILPSPFIDRTTAVVPRSPPSPAFDHRNIEFKGEHSPSRSYPVIPMDRIKNLTVHFSEEFVARLKAHVGARCSMFQCLLAHAWKKATAARRLAPEELTQIRVAVNCRSRAKPPVPTDFFGNMVLWAFPRMRAGELLSSSYAAVVGVIRDAVARVDAEYVQSFVDFGEALERSGERLTATAAVAGTAYCPDLEVDSWLGFGFHDLDFGGGPPCAFLPPVLPLEGLIFFVRSCTAKGGVDLFAALHNEHADAFKQICYSLD, from the exons ATGGCGGTGCCCGTCGAGATCACACGGCGCGCAATTATGAGTCCCAAGCCCGACTGCGACGATGCCGTCGGCCGGATGGTCCCGCTCACCGTTTTCGaccgcgccgccaccgacgGCTACGTCCCAGCCGTCTTCGCGTGGACCGCGCAGGCCGCGCCGGCCAACACCGCTGTCGTGGACGGCCTCCTCGCTACCGTCGCAAGGTTCCCGCACCTCGCCGGTCGGTTGGGCGTCGACGACCGCGGCAGGAGGTGCTTCCACCTCAACAACGCCGGCGTGCTTGTCCTCGAGGCCGATGCGGCGGCGGACCTCGCGGATGCCCTGGCGCGCCCCGACATATCGGAGCACATCGACCAGCTGTTTCCCAAGGCGGACATG TACCGTGCCGACGAGCCGCTCCTCCATGTCCAGCTGACGCGGTACAGGTGCGGCGGCCTGGTGATCGGCACGGCGTGCCAGCACCTCGTCGCCGACGGGCAGGCCATGAGCTTCTTCTACGCTGCGTGGGCCACGGCCGTCAGCACCGGCTTGGCCATCCTCCCGTCGCCGTTCATCGACCGCACGACCGCGGTTGTCCCCCGCAGCCCGCCATCGCCGGCCTTCGACCACCGGAACATCGAGTTCAAGGGCGAGCACAGCCCGAGCCGCTCCTACCCTGTTATCCCTATGGACAGGATCAAGAACCTCACCGTGCACTTCTCCGAAGAGTTCGTGGCGAGGCTGAAGGCCCACGTCGGAGCGCGGTGCAGCATGTTCCAGTGCCTCCTGGCGCACGCGTGGAAGaaggccacggcggcgcggcgcctggCGCCAGAAGAGCTCACGCAGATACGGGTCGCCGTGAACTGCCGGAGCAGGGCCAAGCCTCCCGTGCCAACGGACTTCTTCGGCAACATGGTGCTGTGGGCGTTCCCGAGGATGCGCGCCGGGGAGCTCCTGTCGTCGAGTTACGCCGCCGTGGTAGGCGTCATACGCGACGCCGTGGCGCGCGTCGACGCCGAATACGTCCAGTCCTTCGTCGACTTCGGCGAGGCGTTGGAACGCAGCGGGGAGCGGCTGACCGCAACGGCGGCGGTTGCAGGCACGGCGTACTGCCCGGACCTGGAGGTGGACAGCTGGCTGGGGTTCGGATTCCACGATCTCGACTTCGGTGGCGGGCCGCCGTGCGCGTTCCTGCCGCCTGTCTTGCCTCTCGAGGGGCTCATATTCTTTGTGCGGTCATGCACGGCCAAGGGCGGCGTCGACCTCTTCGCTGCGCTCCACAACGAGCACGCTGATGCGTTCAAGCAGATCTGCTACTCTTTGGACTGA